The following DNA comes from Bdellovibrionales bacterium.
TTAGGCCTTTTAGATTTATGGCCATCTCTGATCTGTATTTAAGACGATTGTGAACGCCACATAGGACTTGCAGGTTATCTACCGTATTGTTTCCGCCGCGGCTCCAGCTTTGTATGTGATCCAACTGTAAAAATCTGCGGTTGTCGCAGGATTTGCCGTTTTGGTCTTTGTAAGCACATACGGCATTGGGATGAAGTAATTTTTTACGAATGGTTTGAGAAATATATCGTCTTCGAAGGGCCTGAGGAGTGGGGTCGCGCTTGGAGCGAATTGTTTCAGAAGTTTCAGAGGCTATGCCGTCATTCACTTCCGCTACGGCAGTGGATTTCGGAGCTCTCTTTGGATTTTTTGGTGATCGAATGTGGGTACGACGAGCTAATTCCTTCTTCGCTAGATAAGTGAGCGTATCGGCCCAGTTGGCGTTGGCTCCGGTATGAGCGATCATATCTTGAGCTTTCTCCAGAATCACCATTTGTTCTTGAGTTAAAGTCAGCGTGAGGGTCACGGAATTATCTTTGTGCAGAAGTTCTTTTTCATATTTTGGAACGGGAATATTTAATCTATGAGCGATAATTTGTTCGGTTTCTTTTTGGCTCAACTTTTCGATTTGAGTGAAAAGTTCCCGATTATCGTGCGGGGTTAAATGAGTGTTTTTAATTCTTTTTTGATCACGCGAGGCCTTTTGAACCTGTGTCGCCTGCGATAAGGTGATGTCGCCATTTTCAAATTTAACAATCACTTCTGGCATTTCTTGTAAAAGACGTGCGGCATCGATTCTTCGCATGGCCGAACCTGGACTGTAGCCAATTTCGCGGGTGAGATAATCAAATAAACTCGTGAAGCCTTTTTCTATAAAAAGTCTGCGCCGATCAATCTCGGCAATATAGCGAATTATTTCTGCCGTCATTTTTCGTTCGCTCGCCACCGACTTTTCGAAACTTAAAACGAGCTCTTTGT
Coding sequences within:
- a CDS encoding HNH endonuclease produces the protein MDFKNMNNKELVLSFEKSVASERKMTAEIIRYIAEIDRRRLFIEKGFTSLFDYLTREIGYSPGSAMRRIDAARLLQEMPEVIVKFENGDITLSQATQVQKASRDQKRIKNTHLTPHDNRELFTQIEKLSQKETEQIIAHRLNIPVPKYEKELLHKDNSVTLTLTLTQEQMVILEKAQDMIAHTGANANWADTLTYLAKKELARRTHIRSPKNPKRAPKSTAVAEVNDGIASETSETIRSKRDPTPQALRRRYISQTIRKKLLHPNAVCAYKDQNGKSCDNRRFLQLDHIQSWSRGGNNTVDNLQVLCGVHNRLKYRSEMAINLKGLKT